A window of the Helianthus annuus cultivar XRQ/B chromosome 4, HanXRQr2.0-SUNRISE, whole genome shotgun sequence genome harbors these coding sequences:
- the LOC110933787 gene encoding uncharacterized protein LOC110933787, with the protein MENTYDNSLEDLGFQSFSERMHGDVFIKSSNANQPNQKDSRDMSSFWASLDAKSLNIDGSSVLPRRVVGQKEPRVINIIDELEKVSVPVHEASIDADRNKEEPAVKVSYADRVRNAAVVKKEVNFRKMDSGETKPDADVVIPREVIRKAQQKFVNVLYGYFLGNRLPFPVVEYYAKNVWAKFGFNKLMMNGDGFFFFKFDTKEGMEKVLEGGPWLIRKVPLFLNVWSPSISLKKEGIKSAPVWVKLHNVPIAIYNEDGLSLLASKIGEPKRLDGYTADMCSENWGRSSFARALIEINADADIKEFITVAIPKLEEDGYVTERIKVEYEWKPQRCSGCCVFGHNDQTCVKNVNNKKDKQVVVDEDGFVTDKRKTARLGTMPKKQKQKFIYRPKVVTMGASSSGTKQDKPNKNSVEIRNSFEALKNTEGDARVVDTEKQHDSGQANVGNKNGSFQEEEVVNRVQTEMADFMSTAWNIRGLNRPLKQNEIRIFITENQLSVCAVLESHVQVNNLDRICNKVFRSWNWTSNGGLCARGTRIILGWNADDVDLMVLSQSDQVIHTQLKFKADKKMFLCSFVYAENSYQARRVLWDDLFKHNSLARDKPWLILGDFNVALSLDDCSSGSSSLTIGMREFDDCVKQLEVLDIPCHGMHFTWNQKPREGIGVLKKLDRIMGNIHLLSLFPEGFAFFHPPRISDHTPCVFKSSSASSHKPRPFKFPNFITSKPEFLQAVDKEWSNSVTGHAMYSVVKKMKNLKPAFRKILHNQGNLHVRVSSLRKQLDDLQLQIDTNPSDSCLRELQASCLRDFQVAAYDEECFLKQKAKVDWLSAGDANTSYFHKCVKSRNARSKISCIKDAQGNQFEGDDVPAVFVNHYTDFLGTPDYVDHLDIDNLFINTLSTNAANHMIRPVSREEVKKAMFSIGENKAPGPDGYTSAFFKHAWETVGEEVTNAVLTFFDNGQLLKQINHTIIALVPKKEAPNSVLDYRPISCCNVLFKCISKIITDRLKGNLDSLVSINQSAFVPGRKIFDNILLTQELMHNYHINRGPSRCALKIDIQKAYDTVNWSFLETVLMRFGFHRKMVKWIMTCVSTVSYSLCINGNIHGFFYGKRGLRQGDPLSPYLFTLVMEVLSLLLQHAARTHASFKFHSQCAKQRIINVSFADDLFIFAHGDRPSVKVLRDALGCFTKISGLVPSAPKSTIFFCNVPNHVKTQILGLMPFQEGSLPVRYLGVPLISTRLAYRDCKILIERVKRRIDNWMSRSLSFAGRLQLINSVLASMYTYWASVFMLPVRIVKELEKSMRRFLWNGGIQGKVRSKVAWSNVCLPKEEGGLGIRSIKDVNIALLAGHVWSIINHRPSLWVQWIHSYKLKGTNFWEVTKRGSASWGWRHILAIRDHIRPYVWMSILSGRQTNAWSDNWCSCSPLRSFISPRAIANAGFNLRSTVADIIDDIGQWKWPQAWFDLFPVLINIPSPHPLVDMADRCSWKDMEGNLCHFRAWDVWNTLRHRDDRVAWVDSIWFSQCIPRHSFHMWLVMTNKLKTQDRMAAWEAGSTTNLILMCCPLCYHDRDSRDHLFFQCSFATKVWEAVRKRVNMESVNNTWSSVRQWMIQNANSRTLDRIVGKILIAATSYYVWQERNNWLFSSVQRSPEMLSHVIISTVRLKIMGFKLRNDRKHRDLLETWQISVKSLDCDPEKVSVAIPNVEDGGFLKSSINVEYEWTPPRCSTCNVFGHTLEDCPKVVKPKINQEPKGKNKLDEQGYQVIGKKNSAKHVIKDKPKFAYRPVRKDQHKASTSKLKADGIPLSNAFSALETPSNDCDDDVSDQDEVREVVNETTMFMQNKKTDGGSFSGASTPAVEVSNG; encoded by the exons ATGGAGAATACTTATGATAACAGTTTAGAGGATCTAGGGTTTCAGTCCTTCTCTGAAAGAATGCATGGGGATGTCTTTATCAAGTCAAGCAATGCAAACCAGCCGAACCAAAAGGATTCGCGTGATATGTCTTCTTTTTGGGCTAGTCTGGATGCTAAATCGTTAAACATTGATGGATCATCGGTGTTGCCGAGGAGGGTTGTCGGCCAAAAGGAACCTAGAGTGATTAACATAATTGATGAATTGGAGAAGGTATCGGTTCCGGTTCATGAGGCAAGTATTGATGCAGATCGGAATAAAGAGGAGCCTGCCGTTAAGGTCTCATATGCGGATAGGGTAAGGAATGCTGCCGTTGTAAAAAAAGAGGTGAATTTCCGGAAGATGGATTCTGGAGAGACAAAACCTGATGCTGATGTTGTCATCCCTCGTGAGGTAATCCGCAAAGCTCAACAGAAATTTGTCAATGTTTTATATGGTTACTTCTTGGGTAATCGGTTGCCGTTCCCGGTTGTTGAGTACTATGCTAAGAATGTTTGGGCTAAATTTGGTTTTAATAAACTCATGATGAACGGGGatggtttctttttctttaagtttgataCGAAGGAGGGTATGGAAAAAGTGTTGGAAGGTGGTCCTTGGTTGATTAGGAAGGTGCCGTTATTTCTTAACGTTTGGTCCCCGTCCATTAGCCTTAAGAAAGAAGGAATTAAATCTGCTCCGGTTTGGGTGAAGCTCCATAATGTGCCTATTGCAATCTATAATGAGGATGGTTTAAGCTTGCTAGCTTCTAAGATTGGTGAACCAAAACGGTTGGATGGTTATACAGCGGATATGTGTTCGGAAAACTGGGGTCGGAGTAGTTTTGCTAGGGCCTTAATTGAAATCAATGCGGATGCTGATATCAAAGAGTTTATCACTGTGGCTATTCCGAAGCTTGAGGAGGATGGTTATGTTACAGAAAGAATCAAAGTTGAATATGAATGGAAGCCTCAACGGTGTTCGGGTTGTTGTGTTTTTGGTCATAATGATCAGACTTGTGTTAAAAACGTGAACAATAAGAAAGATAAGCAAGTTGTGGTAGATGAGGATGGGTTTGTTACTGACAAAAGGAAAACGGCTAGGCTTGGAACGATGCCGAAGAAGCAAAAACAAAAATTCATATATAGACCAAAGGTAGTTACTATGGGTGCCAGTTCCTCGGGTACAAAGCAGGATAAGCCTAATAAGAATAGTGTGGAGATTAGGAACTCTTTTGAAGCCCTTAAAAACACGGAGGGGGATGCTCGGGTTGTTGACACTGAGAAACAACATGATTCGGGTCAGGCTAATGTTGGTAATAAGAATGGTTCTTTTCAAGAAGAGGAGGTTGTTAACAGGGTTCAAACAGAAATGGCTGATTTTATGTCAA CTGCATGGAACATTAGGGGTTTGAATCGTCCCCTGAAACAAAACGAGATTCGGATTTTTATTACTGAAAATCAGCTTAGTGTTTGTGCGGTTTTGGAATCTCATGTCCAAGTGAATAACTTAGATAGAATTTGTAACAAAGTTTTTCGTTCTTGGAATTGGACGTCTAATGGGGGTTTGTGTGCTAGGGGTACTCGTATAATTCTTGGATGGAATGCGGATGATGTGGATTTAATGGTTCTTTCTCAATCGGACCAAGTTATCCACACTCAGCTCAAATTTAAGGCTGACAAGAAAATGTTtctttgttcgtttgtttatgcAGAAAACTCTTATCAAGCGAGGCGGGTGCTATGGGATGATCTATTTAAGCATAATAGTTTGGCTCGAGATAAGCCGTGGCTGATTCTTGGTGATTTTAATGTGGCTCTTAGTCTTGATGATTGTTCTTCTGGTTCGTCTAGTCTTACTATTGGCATGAGGGAGTTTGATGATTGTGTCAAACAATTGGAGGTTCTTGATATTCCTTGTCATGGTATGCATTTCACATGGAACCAGAAGCCGAGAGAGGGTATTGGTGTTTTGAAAAAGCTAGATCGGATTATGGGTAATATCCATCTCCTTTCTTTATTTCCGGAGGGCTTTGCTTTTTTTCATCCGCCTCGCATTTCGGATCATACTCCTTGTGTGTTTAAATCGTCTTCGGCTAGTAGTCATAAACCGAGACCTTTTAAATTCCCGAACTTTATTACGTCTAAACCGGAGTTTTTGCAAGCTGTTGATAAGGAATGGTCTAATAGTGTTACGGGTCATGCCATGTATTCGGTGgtcaagaaaatgaaaaatctcaAACCAGCTTTTCGCAAGATTCTTCATAACCAGGGTAACCTTCATGTTCGAGTGTCTTCTCTTCGGAAGCAACTGGATGATCTTCAGCTGCAAATTGACACTAACCCGTCGGACTCTTGCCTTCGTGAGTTGCAAGCTTCATGTCTCCGTGATTTTCAAGTTGCGGCTTATGATGAGGAATGCTTTCTTAAGCAGAAAGCTAAGGTTGATTGGCTTAGTGCGGGTGATGCTAATACGTCTTATTTCCATAAGTGTGTGAAGAGCAGGAATGCGAGAAGTAAAATCTCGTGTATTAAAGATGCTCAGGGTAACCAGTTCGAGGGTGATGATGTCCCTGCTGTTTTTGTTAATCATTACACGGATTTTTTGGGTACTCCGGACTACGTTGACCACCTTGAtattgataacttgtttattaatACTCTCTCTACTAATGCTGCAAATCATATGATTCGTCCGGTGTCTAGAGAGGAAGTTAAAAAGGCTATGTTTAGCATTGGGGAAAACAAAGCTCCGGGCCCGGATGGTTACACGTCAGCTTTTTTTAAACATGCTTGGGAGACGGTGGGTGAGGAAGTTACGAACGCTGTTCTTACCTTCTTTGATAATGGCCAATTGCTTAAACAGATCAATCACACGATCATTGCTTTGGTTCCTAAAAAGGAGGCTCCTAATTCGGTTCTTGACTACAGGCCGATTTCCTGTTGTAACGTGCTCTTCAAATGTATCAGCAAGATCATCACGGATAGACTGAAAGGTAATCTGGATAGCTTGGTTAGCATTAACCAATCGGCTTTCGTTCCTGGTCGTAAGATATTTGATAACATCCTCCTCACGCAAGAACTTATGCACAATTATCATATCAATAGAGGTCCTTCTAGATGTGCTTTGAAAATTGATATTCAGAAGGCATATGATACAGTTAACTGGTCTTTCCTGGAAACTGTCTTAATGAGGTTTGGTTTTCATCGTAAAATGGTAAAGTGGATTATGACATGCGTTTCTACGGTTTCGTATTCTCTTTGCATCAATGGCAACATTCATGGTTTCTTTTATGGGAAGCGGGGCCTTAGACAAGGAGACCCCTTGTCTCCGTATTTGTTTACGCTAGTTATGGAAGTCTTATCGCTTCTCCTTCAGCATGCAGCGAGAACTCATGCATCGTTCAAATTCCATTCTCAATGTGCTAAACAAAGAATTATAAATGTGTCATTCGCGGATGACTTATTTATTTTTGCTCATGGAGATCGGCCCTCTGTTAAAGTTTTAAGGGATGCGTTGGGCTGCTTTACAAAGATTTCGGGTTTGGTTCCTAGTGCGCCGAAGAGTACCATCTTCTTTTGCAATGTTCCCAACCATGTGAAAACGCAAATCCTGGGTTTGATGCCTTTTCAGGAGGGTTCCCTTCCGGTTCGCTACCTTGGAGTTCCGCTTATTTCGACCCGTCTTGCTTATAGGGATTGTAAAATCCTGATTGAGAGAGTTAAGCGTCGAATTGACAATTGGATGTCTAGATCGTTATCGTTTGCAGGTAGGCTTCAACTGATCAATTCGGTTCTGGCATCTATGTACACTTATTGGGCTTCTGTCTTTATGCTTCCGGTTCGTATAGTTAAAGAGCTTGAAAAGTCTATGCGTCGGTTTCTTTGGAATGGTGGCATTCAGGGGAAAGTTCGTTCAAAAGTTGCTTGGTCCAATGTTTGCTTGCCGAAGGAAGAGGGGGGGTTGGGTATCCGCAGTATTAAGGATGTCAATATTGCTTTACTTGCTGGCCATGTATGGAGTATTATTAATCATCGTCCTTCGCTTTGGGTGCAATGGATTCATTCCTACAAATTGAAAGGTACGAACTTCTGGGAGGTGACAAAACGGGGTAGCGCAAGCTGGGGTTGGAGACATATTCTTGCAATTCGTGACCACATCAGACCTTATGTTTGGATGTCTATCTTGAGTGGTCGGCAAACGAATGCTTGGAGTGATAACTGGTGTTCTTGTAGCCCTCTTAGATCCTTTATATCTCCTCGGGCAATAGCCAATGCAGGTTTCAACCTTCGGTCTACTGTTGCGGATATTATTGATGATATCGGACAATGGAAATGGCCTCAAGCTTGGTTCGATCTTTTTCCGGTTCTTATAAACATTCCTTCTCCGCATCCTTTAGTTGATATGGCTGATCGGTGTAGTTGGAAAGATATGGAAGGGAACCTTTGTCATTTTCGGGCTTGGGATGTTTGGAACACTTTGCGGCATAGGGATGATAGGGTTGCTTGGGTTGACTCAATTTGGTTCAGCCAATGCATCCCGCGGCATTCATTTCATATGTGGTTAGTAATGACTAATAAATTAAAGACGCAAGACAGGATGGCTGCGTGGGAAGCGGGTAGTACTACTAATCTGATTCTTATGTGTTGCCCTCTTTGTTACCATGATCGCGATTCTAGAGACCACCTTTTCTTTCAATGCTCCTTTGCCACGAAAGTTTGGGAAGCAGTGAGGAAAAGGGTCAACATGGAGAGTGTTAACAACACATGGTCCTCGGTTAGGCAGTGGATGATTCAAAACGCAAATTCTAGAACTCTAGACCGGATTGTGGGTAAGATCCTTATTGCGGCTACTTCGTACTATGTATGGCAGGAGAGGAATAACTGGTTATTTTCTAGTGTCCAACGATCCCCTGAGATGCTCTCGCATGTTATTATCAGTACGGTTCGTTTGAAGATTATGGGATTCAAGCTTCGGAATGACAGGAAGCATCGTGACCTTTTGGAAACCTGGCAGATCTCGGTGAAGAGTTTGGATTGTGATCCGG